A genomic stretch from Canis lupus baileyi chromosome 3, mCanLup2.hap1, whole genome shotgun sequence includes:
- the EIF4A1 gene encoding eukaryotic initiation factor 4A-I isoform X1, with the protein MGRSTFLQGSRDNGPDGMEPEGVIESNWNEIVDSFDDMNLSESLLRGIYAYGFEKPSAIQQRAILPCIKGYDVIAQAQSGTGKTATFAISILQQIELDLKATQALVLAPTRELAQQIQKVVMALGDYMGASCHACIGGTNVRAEVQKLQMEAPHIIVGTPGRVFDMLNRRYLSPKYIKMFVLDEADEMLSRGFKDQIYDIFQKLNSNTQVVLLSATMPSDVLEVTKKFMRDPIRILVKKEELTLEGIRQFYINVEREEWKLDTLCDLYETLTITQAVIFINTRRKVDWLTEKMHARDFTVSAMHGDMDQKERDVIMREFRSGSSRVLITTDLLARGIDVQQVSLVINYDLPTNRENYIHRIGRGGRFGRKGVAINMVTEEDKRTLRDIETFYNTSIEEMPLNVADLI; encoded by the exons ATGGGCAGGTCCACTTTCCTTCAGGG ATCCAGAGACAATGGCCCCGATGGGATGGAGCCCGAAGGCGTCATCGAG AGTAACTGGAATGAGATTGTTGACAGCTTTGATGACATGAACCTCTCCGAGTCCCTTCTCCGTGGCATCTATGCTTATGGTTTCGAGAAGCCTTCTGCCATCCAGCAGCGAGCCATTCTTCCTTGTATCAAGG GTTATGATGTGATCGCTCAAGCCCAATCTGGGACTGGGAAAACAGCCACTTTTGCCATATCGATTCTGCAACAAATTGAATTGGATCTAAAGGCTACACAGGCCTTGGTCCTGGCACCCACTAGGGAGTTGGCTCAGCAG ATACAGAAGGTAGTCATGGCATTAGGAGATTACATGGGTGCTTCCTGCCATGCCTGCATTGGGGGGACCAATGTACGTGCTGAGGTGCAGAAGCTTCAGATGGAGGCTCCTCATATCATCGTGGGCACCCCGGGTCGTGTGTTTGACATGCTGAACCGGAGATACCTAT CTCCCAAATATATCAAGATGTTTGTACTGGACGAAGCTGATGAGATGTTAAGCCGTGGATTCAAGGACCAGATCTATGACATATTCCAAAAGCTCAACAGCAACACCCAG GTGGTTTTGCTGTCTGCCACGATGCCTTCTGACGTGCTTGAGGTGACCAAGAAGTTCATGAGGGACCCCATTCGGATTCTGGTCAAGAAAGAAGAGTTGACCCTCGAGGGCATCCGCCAGTTCTACATCAACGTGGAGCGAGAG gAGTGGAAGCTGGACACGCTGTGTGACTTGTACGAGACTCTGACCATCACACAGGCAGTCATTTTCATCAACACCCGAAGGAAGGTGGATTGGCTCACCGAGAAGATGCACGCCCGAGACTTCACCGTGTCTGCCATG CACGGAGACATGGACCAGAAGGAGCGAGATGTTATCATGAGGGAGTTCCGCTCGGGCTCTAGCAGAGTACTGATTACCACTGACTTGCTG GCCAGAGGCATCGATGTGCAGCAGGTGTCTCTAGTCATCAACTATGACCTTCCTACCAACAGGGAAAACTATATCCACAG AATCGGCCGTGGTGGACGATTTGGCCGGAAGGGTGTGGCTATTAACATGGTGACAGAAGAAGACAAGAGGACTCTTCGAGACATCGAGACTTTCTACAACACCTCCAT
- the EIF4A1 gene encoding eukaryotic initiation factor 4A-I isoform X2 yields MSASQDSRSRDNGPDGMEPEGVIESNWNEIVDSFDDMNLSESLLRGIYAYGFEKPSAIQQRAILPCIKGYDVIAQAQSGTGKTATFAISILQQIELDLKATQALVLAPTRELAQQIQKVVMALGDYMGASCHACIGGTNVRAEVQKLQMEAPHIIVGTPGRVFDMLNRRYLSPKYIKMFVLDEADEMLSRGFKDQIYDIFQKLNSNTQVVLLSATMPSDVLEVTKKFMRDPIRILVKKEELTLEGIRQFYINVEREEWKLDTLCDLYETLTITQAVIFINTRRKVDWLTEKMHARDFTVSAMHGDMDQKERDVIMREFRSGSSRVLITTDLLARGIDVQQVSLVINYDLPTNRENYIHRIGRGGRFGRKGVAINMVTEEDKRTLRDIETFYNTSIEEMPLNVADLI; encoded by the exons ATGTCTGCGAGTCAGGATTCCCG ATCCAGAGACAATGGCCCCGATGGGATGGAGCCCGAAGGCGTCATCGAG AGTAACTGGAATGAGATTGTTGACAGCTTTGATGACATGAACCTCTCCGAGTCCCTTCTCCGTGGCATCTATGCTTATGGTTTCGAGAAGCCTTCTGCCATCCAGCAGCGAGCCATTCTTCCTTGTATCAAGG GTTATGATGTGATCGCTCAAGCCCAATCTGGGACTGGGAAAACAGCCACTTTTGCCATATCGATTCTGCAACAAATTGAATTGGATCTAAAGGCTACACAGGCCTTGGTCCTGGCACCCACTAGGGAGTTGGCTCAGCAG ATACAGAAGGTAGTCATGGCATTAGGAGATTACATGGGTGCTTCCTGCCATGCCTGCATTGGGGGGACCAATGTACGTGCTGAGGTGCAGAAGCTTCAGATGGAGGCTCCTCATATCATCGTGGGCACCCCGGGTCGTGTGTTTGACATGCTGAACCGGAGATACCTAT CTCCCAAATATATCAAGATGTTTGTACTGGACGAAGCTGATGAGATGTTAAGCCGTGGATTCAAGGACCAGATCTATGACATATTCCAAAAGCTCAACAGCAACACCCAG GTGGTTTTGCTGTCTGCCACGATGCCTTCTGACGTGCTTGAGGTGACCAAGAAGTTCATGAGGGACCCCATTCGGATTCTGGTCAAGAAAGAAGAGTTGACCCTCGAGGGCATCCGCCAGTTCTACATCAACGTGGAGCGAGAG gAGTGGAAGCTGGACACGCTGTGTGACTTGTACGAGACTCTGACCATCACACAGGCAGTCATTTTCATCAACACCCGAAGGAAGGTGGATTGGCTCACCGAGAAGATGCACGCCCGAGACTTCACCGTGTCTGCCATG CACGGAGACATGGACCAGAAGGAGCGAGATGTTATCATGAGGGAGTTCCGCTCGGGCTCTAGCAGAGTACTGATTACCACTGACTTGCTG GCCAGAGGCATCGATGTGCAGCAGGTGTCTCTAGTCATCAACTATGACCTTCCTACCAACAGGGAAAACTATATCCACAG AATCGGCCGTGGTGGACGATTTGGCCGGAAGGGTGTGGCTATTAACATGGTGACAGAAGAAGACAAGAGGACTCTTCGAGACATCGAGACTTTCTACAACACCTCCAT